In a genomic window of Schistocerca gregaria isolate iqSchGreg1 chromosome 5, iqSchGreg1.2, whole genome shotgun sequence:
- the LOC126273396 gene encoding uncharacterized protein LOC126273396 yields the protein MCSREKDVPALAGDAKGVADRRPAALTPSAAPSGPPLMTTSAMAMDLVDTAPETLKTALSVPLPDSEDESSTAPQPRGRSGKQKRRATAATSAVRSSPTEKRAKQDFAPDADGFVPARRTARRMQSSTTLPTAVANSFDALADSPDQLPRDPAPKKDSHLPPVVLQFRPPYGELQKLLRSWTTAVYTVEPAGRDLYRVILRTGDDYRRVTQEASERGIPFYTHASAPDKVLKIVIRDLPFNMEADHLHRELADLGFYIRAVVKMKSPKSRYDMPLFLIVCSDTVENRKLYQLTLVADVPVHTEDLRYRRGPVHYRGCEVWKRAIARQRGQTPAPHPKKPATRRPGVSFAAATSGAPSAVPAASAAPAPAASDAVPIPEAPAPPPQLLVADPGTASPGPSARPRPANRLRGGQRPVGTQPSAPSVEQPQMDSPSESATPPPSSDGAAPAASTADLANLVAQLTALVTSATKLIEALSQQLTAAVPMASPAPTAVNTHQLHHGQR from the exons atgtgcagccgcgagaaggacgtacctgcgcttgctggcgacgcgaagggtgtggcagatcgccgtccggccgcgcttacgccgtcggcggccccatctggccccccacttatgacgaccagtgctatggctatggatttggtggacacagctccggaaactttgaagacagcgctgtctgttccgctcccagattctgaagatgagagctccaccgcccctcagccacgcggacgaagtgggaaacagaagaggagggcaacagccgcgacgtccgctgttcgcagctcgccgaccgagaagagggccaagcaagatttcgcccctgacgctgatggttttgtcccggcccggcgcactgcaagacgcatgcagtcatcgacgacgcttccaactgccgtcgccaattcattcgacgcgctcgctgactcgccggaccagctgccgcgcgatcctgcgccaaagaaagactcccatctcccgccggtggtcctccagtttcggccgccctatggggaactgcagaagttgttgcgcagctggacaacggccgtgtatactgtggagcctgccggacgagacctgtacagggtcataCTCCGAACTGgtgacgactatcgccgggtcactcaggaggcgtctgagcgtggtatcccgttctatacccacgcttccgcacctgacaaggtcttgaagattgtaatccgggacctcccattcaacatggaagccgatcacctgcatcgcgaactcgctgacctgggcttctacatacgggcagtcgtgaagatgaagtcgcctaagtCACGctatgatatgccgctcttcctgatcgtctgctccgacaccgtggagaaccgcaaactctaccaattgacgctggtcgccgacgttccggttcacaCTGAAGATCTTCGCtacaggagaggccctgtgca ctatcgtgggtgtgaggtgtggaagcgtgccatcgctcgccaacgtggccaaacaccagcgccacatccgaagaagccagcaacgagacggcccggcgtctctttcgcggcggcaacgtcaggggctccctccgccgtcccggctgcgtcggctgctcctgctcctgccgcgtccgatgctgtgccgatacctgaggctcctgcgcctccaccacagctgctagtggcggacccgggtactgcctctcccgggccgtcggccagaccgcgccccgccaatcgcctgcgcgggggtcagcgccccgtgggtacccagccctcagcaccgtcagtcgagcagccccagatggactctccaagcgagtcagccacgcctcccccttccagcgacggggccgcgccggctgcctccaccgctgacctggccaacctcgtcgcgcagctcactgccttggtgaccagtgctacgaaattgattgaagccctgtcgcagcaactcaccgctgcagtgccgatggcctctccggccccgaccgctgtcaacactcaccagctgcaccatgggcagcgttag